Proteins encoded by one window of Marixanthomonas sp. SCSIO 43207:
- a CDS encoding CARDB domain-containing protein gives MYKIITKLFTSDKRFLIGLILIVCLGSQGFAQVKTSTDEGEVVLPYTQEYLDQYNAELDKKAAKHNTLFRSKSKAQALHNHSESRNVGGCNLITCGSFEKGDVSGGTFRTAIGGTNGQYQADARYTCWDDNGTVDWSEGQYISYSTTNSNSVYPGIIEPSTYDGGGFAIFSFRNESIEQTLSVIPNTVYTVCFEIAVIPRYATVNNNNNGGQILEYRPNLQFGVRNGAVVVSDPLTYTDDDLIQHPTSDFPSRLSFSTTGPNQNPGGWTEINPYWENRCITFRTGPSANSVEVFYKTGNPGESVVLVDGLRLSVEGYANSPELSVTAKTYCEPTQVQLNSFVTSTTPTGAELRWSANADLSNPLPSNPTVTTPGEWYAYYYNPDLGCTSPSRKLTLTNSDIAITNTKKDVTCFEGNDGEIDITVTGGSSSYTYAWTTNDGSGLNPTAEDQTGLTAGTYKVTVDDGICTIDKTIVITQPDQIDVEANEYNPLCDNGNEIVLTGVPTNSNGEWTGTNVVDNGDGTASFDPSGLSGTITVTYTYTDGNNCTNSDTADIVINESPEAPISNGDIAECKEEITQTLDANDAISAAPGTSIVWYTDATGNSVVNNPILNSVGTVTYYAEAISNTGSCSSSDRTAVTLTIYNCSISIEKTASPNNTQNCNTIAPGEMITYTFKVTNLGDVAINDIEVNDPLIDTVNPVPGPNGGDTNNNGILDVGEEWTYEASYEVTQQNIIDGQVENTATVDGTVTGSSASYNVTDTDSVTVTLCQDAEISIVKSSTSESQNCLDLNVDDTIDYKFEVTNEGDVDITNVEVIDPLFQAPNPVVSITLASGDINNDNILNVGEVWMFEATYTVDQDDIDAGQVENTASVNGETGLGSVNDTSNTITIPICQDASIALIKESDIQIDPNTGCYEGEVGETITYSFKVKNTGDVTLTNVMVTDLVGGVTMSGVPIASLAPGAEDTTTFTASYELTQADIDAGSFTNRALATGTPPIGDDVTDESDDTSYTENGDTVVPLCQNASIALIKESDIQIDPNTGCYGGEVGETITYSFKVKNTGDVTLTNVMVTDLVGGVTMSGVPIASLAPGAEDTTTFTASYELTQADIDAGSFTNRALATGTPPIGDDVTDESDDTSYTENGDTVVPLCQNASIALIKESDIQIDPNTGCYGGEVGETITYSFKVKNTGDVTLTNVMVTDLVGGVTMSGVPIASLAPGAEDTTTFTASYELTQADIDAGSFTNRALAIGTPPIGDDVTDESDDTSYTENGDTVVPLCQNASIALIKESDIQIDPNTGCYGGEVGETITYSFKVKNTGDVTLTNVMVTDLVGGVTMSGVPIASLAPGAEDTTTFTASYELTQADIDAGSFTNRALATGTPPIGDDVTDESDDTSYTENGDTVVPLCQNASIALIKESDIQIDPNTGCYGGEVGETITYSFKVKNTGDVTLTNVMVTDLVGGVTMSGVPIASLAPGAEDTTTFTASYELTQADIDAGSFTNRALATGTPPIGDDVTDESDDTSYTENGDTVVPLCQDAIIAIVKESSYDDGGDCSQPGEEINYTFTVTNEGNVSLSNIVVTDPLLASISGPTGDTDGDGELDVTETWEYTGVYAITQEDIDNGQVDNQAMVEGTAPDDTVVGDDSGSTISTDEITTTMLCQSPAIAIVKESSYDDGGDCSQPGEEINYTFTVTNEGNVSLSNIEVTDPLLASISGPTGDTDGDGELDVTETWEYTGVYAITQEDIDNGQVDNQAMVEGTAPDDTVVGDDSGSTISTDEITTTMLCQSPAIAIVKESSYDDGGDCSQPGEEINYTFTVTNEGNVSLSNIEVTDPLLASISGPTGDTDGDGELDVTETWEYTGVYAITQEDIDNGQVDNQAMVEGTAPDDTVVGDDSGSTISTDEITTTMLCQSPAIAIVKESSYDDGGDCSQPGEEINYTFTVTNEGNVSLSNIEVTDPLLASISGPTGDTDGDGELDVTETWEYTGVYAITQEDIDNGQVDNQAMVEGTAPDDTVVGDDSGSTISTDEITTTMLCQSPAIAIVKESSYDDGGDCSQPGEEINYTFTVTNEGNVSLSNIEVTDPLLASISGPTGDTDGDGELDVTETWEYTGVYAITQDDIDNGQVDNQAMVEGTAPDDTVVGDDSGSTISTDEITTTMLCQSPAIAIVKESSYDDGGDCSQPGEEINYTFTVTNEGNVSLSNIEVTDPLLASISGPTGDTDGDGELDVTETWEYTGVYAITQDDIDNGQVDNQAMVEGTAPDDTVVGDDSGSTISTDEITTTMLCQSPAIAIVKESSYDDGGDCSQPGEEINYTFTVTNEGNVSLSNIEVTDPLLASISGPTGDTDGDGELDVTETWEYTGVYAITQEDIDNGQVDNQAMVEGTAPDDTVVGDDSGSTISTDEITTTMLCQSPAIAIVKESYDDGGDCSQPGEEINYTFTVTNEGNVSLSNIEVTDPLLASISGPTGDTDGDGELDVTETWEYTGVYAITQDDIDNGQVDNQAMVEGTAPDDTVVGDDSGSTISTDEITTTMLCQSPAIAIVKESSYDDGGDCSQPGEEINYTFTVTNEGNVSLSNIEVTDPLLASISGPTGDTDGDGELDVTETWEYTGVYAITQDDIDNGQVVNQAFVEGTAPDSTVVTDDSGSTISTDEITTTTLCQSPAIAIVKESSYDDGGDCSQPGEEINYTFTVTNEGNVSLSNIEVTDPLLASISGPTGDTDGDGELDVTETWEYTGVYAITQDDIDNGQVDNQAMVEGTAPDDTVVGDDSGSTISTDEITTTTLCQSPAIAIVKESSYDDGGDCSQPGEEINYTFTVTNEGNVSLSNIEVTDPLLASISGPTGDTDGDGELDVTETWEYTGVYAITQDDIDKGQVVNQAFVEGTAPDSTVVTDESGSTVTTDDATTTTLCQSPAIAIVKEGILNDEDGDGCSNVDETISYTFTVTNQGNVSLDFVSVSDALLGGEIAGPDSGDTDGDGKLDVSEVWIYSANYAITQDDIDNGEVINQAIAKGEAPSGQIVTDESGATISDDDPTVTTLCQNPAIAIVKEGIYNDEDGDGCSNVDETISYTFTVTNQGNVSLSNIEVTDPLIATIDGPSGDDNGNGQLDVTETWVYTGTYAITQADINNGEVVNQATAEGTAPDGTIVSDDSGTSISNDDPTITILCQEGSIALVKIGTFSDENGDGCTQVGETIVYDFIVTNTGTVDLTNVIVTDPLVTVTGDPIDLIAGETDDTTFTAVYTITQADIDAGQVTNQATAEGTTPEGNTVSDQSGETIDDDNPTITELCQTSSMSLEKSGAFNDENGDGIPQVGETISYVFSVTNTGSTTLYNITIEDPLPGIEVQGGPIEELAPGITDDTTFTATYAITQADIDAGQVINQAIVNGEDEDGVLVTDESDDPNNDEDVDNNGDGEPDDPTVVVIGNVDPEGDFEIFNGITPNGDNLNDYFVIAGIQDYPDNNVKIYNRWGVLVWETNGYGGSNGQENVFTGESNGRATIRANEELPTGTYFYILSFQSDNPGKASYSGYLYINR, from the coding sequence ATGTATAAAATAATTACTAAATTATTTACTTCTGATAAGAGGTTTTTAATAGGTCTCATTTTAATAGTTTGCTTGGGTAGTCAAGGATTTGCTCAGGTGAAAACCTCTACAGATGAGGGAGAAGTAGTATTACCTTATACTCAAGAGTATTTGGATCAATACAATGCAGAATTAGACAAAAAGGCTGCTAAGCATAATACCTTGTTTCGTTCTAAATCTAAAGCACAAGCGTTGCATAACCATTCAGAATCTAGAAATGTAGGTGGTTGTAACTTGATTACGTGTGGTTCTTTTGAAAAAGGGGATGTAAGCGGAGGAACTTTTCGTACTGCTATTGGTGGAACAAATGGTCAATATCAAGCAGATGCAAGATATACGTGTTGGGATGATAACGGTACAGTAGATTGGTCTGAAGGACAATATATTTCATATTCAACAACAAATTCAAACTCAGTTTATCCAGGTATAATTGAGCCTTCAACTTATGATGGAGGCGGTTTTGCTATATTTTCGTTTAGAAATGAATCTATAGAGCAAACATTATCTGTTATACCAAATACTGTATATACGGTATGTTTTGAAATAGCTGTTATACCTCGTTATGCTACAGTAAATAATAATAATAATGGTGGGCAAATTTTGGAGTATAGACCAAATTTACAATTTGGTGTTAGAAACGGAGCTGTTGTGGTTAGCGATCCACTTACTTATACAGATGATGACCTTATTCAACATCCTACAAGTGATTTTCCATCTAGATTATCTTTCTCTACTACGGGACCAAACCAAAACCCTGGAGGATGGACTGAAATAAACCCATATTGGGAAAACAGATGTATAACTTTTAGAACGGGACCTTCAGCAAATTCTGTAGAGGTGTTTTATAAAACCGGAAACCCGGGAGAATCTGTAGTTTTAGTAGACGGTTTAAGACTGTCTGTTGAAGGTTATGCAAACTCTCCAGAACTTTCTGTTACTGCAAAAACGTATTGCGAACCTACTCAGGTTCAGCTGAATAGTTTTGTTACGTCTACAACACCTACTGGTGCTGAATTGAGATGGAGTGCTAATGCAGATTTAAGTAACCCTCTTCCTAGTAATCCTACAGTAACAACTCCTGGTGAGTGGTATGCTTATTATTATAATCCAGATTTAGGATGTACTTCGCCTTCGCGAAAACTTACATTAACTAATTCTGATATAGCTATCACAAATACTAAGAAAGATGTTACTTGTTTTGAAGGTAATGATGGAGAAATCGATATAACTGTAACTGGAGGATCTTCGTCTTATACATATGCTTGGACAACTAATGATGGTAGTGGCTTAAACCCTACAGCAGAAGATCAAACGGGATTAACTGCAGGAACTTATAAAGTAACTGTAGATGACGGTATATGTACCATTGATAAAACTATTGTGATAACTCAACCCGATCAAATTGATGTTGAGGCCAATGAATATAATCCATTATGTGATAATGGAAATGAAATTGTTTTAACAGGAGTACCAACAAACTCAAACGGTGAATGGACCGGAACCAATGTTGTAGATAATGGAGATGGTACGGCAAGCTTTGATCCTTCTGGATTGAGTGGAACTATTACAGTGACTTATACCTACACAGACGGAAACAATTGTACAAATAGTGATACAGCAGACATTGTAATCAATGAATCTCCAGAGGCACCGATAAGTAACGGTGATATTGCAGAATGTAAAGAAGAAATTACACAAACACTTGATGCAAATGATGCAATTTCAGCAGCACCTGGTACTAGTATTGTTTGGTATACAGATGCTACCGGTAACTCAGTAGTTAACAATCCTATTCTTAATTCGGTAGGAACGGTTACCTATTATGCTGAAGCGATAAGTAATACAGGATCTTGTTCTAGTTCAGATAGAACAGCAGTTACTTTAACTATTTATAACTGTTCTATTTCAATTGAGAAAACAGCAAGTCCTAATAATACTCAAAATTGTAACACTATCGCTCCAGGTGAAATGATAACCTACACTTTTAAGGTTACAAACCTAGGAGACGTTGCAATAAATGACATTGAAGTAAACGATCCATTAATAGATACTGTAAACCCAGTACCAGGTCCAAACGGTGGTGACACAAATAATAACGGAATTTTAGACGTAGGAGAAGAGTGGACTTATGAAGCAAGTTATGAGGTAACTCAACAAAATATTATTGATGGTCAAGTTGAAAATACTGCAACTGTCGATGGTACAGTTACTGGTTCATCAGCTTCTTACAATGTAACAGATACAGATTCAGTAACTGTAACACTTTGTCAAGATGCTGAAATATCTATTGTAAAATCAAGTACTAGTGAATCTCAAAATTGTCTTGACCTTAATGTTGATGATACCATTGATTATAAATTTGAAGTAACAAATGAAGGCGATGTTGATATCACGAATGTAGAAGTTATCGATCCATTATTCCAAGCTCCAAATCCTGTAGTTTCAATTACATTGGCTTCTGGAGATATAAATAATGATAATATATTAAATGTTGGTGAAGTATGGATGTTTGAAGCAACTTATACAGTAGATCAAGATGATATTGATGCTGGTCAAGTAGAAAATACAGCAAGTGTAAATGGAGAAACCGGATTAGGTTCAGTAAATGATACTAGTAACACTATTACAATTCCTATTTGTCAAGACGCATCGATAGCATTGATTAAGGAATCAGATATACAGATTGATCCGAACACGGGTTGTTACGAAGGAGAAGTAGGGGAGACGATCACCTATAGCTTCAAAGTAAAGAACACAGGAGATGTAACATTAACCAATGTGATGGTAACCGATTTAGTAGGCGGTGTAACGATGAGCGGTGTACCTATTGCTAGTTTAGCACCGGGAGCAGAAGACACCACTACCTTCACAGCGAGTTATGAATTAACCCAAGCTGATATAGATGCAGGATCATTTACCAACCGAGCGTTAGCCACAGGAACGCCACCAATCGGTGATGATGTAACCGATGAGTCAGACGACACGAGTTATACAGAAAACGGCGATACGGTAGTACCGCTATGTCAGAATGCATCGATAGCATTGATTAAGGAATCAGATATACAGATTGATCCGAACACGGGTTGTTACGGAGGAGAAGTAGGGGAGACGATCACCTATAGCTTCAAAGTAAAGAACACAGGAGATGTAACATTAACCAATGTGATGGTAACCGATTTAGTAGGCGGTGTAACGATGAGCGGTGTACCTATTGCTAGTTTAGCACCGGGAGCAGAAGACACCACTACCTTCACAGCGAGTTATGAATTAACCCAAGCTGATATAGATGCAGGATCATTTACCAACCGAGCGTTAGCCACAGGAACGCCACCAATCGGTGATGATGTAACCGATGAGTCAGACGACACGAGTTATACAGAAAACGGCGATACGGTAGTACCGCTATGTCAGAATGCATCGATAGCATTGATTAAGGAATCAGATATACAGATTGATCCGAACACGGGTTGTTACGGAGGAGAAGTAGGGGAGACGATCACCTATAGCTTCAAAGTAAAGAACACAGGAGATGTAACATTAACCAATGTGATGGTAACCGATTTAGTAGGCGGTGTAACGATGAGCGGTGTACCTATTGCTAGTTTAGCACCGGGAGCAGAAGACACCACTACCTTCACAGCGAGTTATGAATTAACCCAAGCTGATATAGATGCAGGATCATTTACCAACCGAGCGTTAGCCATAGGAACGCCACCAATCGGTGATGATGTAACCGATGAGTCAGACGACACGAGTTATACAGAAAACGGCGATACGGTAGTACCGCTATGTCAGAATGCATCGATAGCATTGATTAAGGAATCAGATATACAGATTGATCCGAACACGGGTTGTTACGGAGGAGAAGTAGGGGAGACGATCACCTATAGCTTCAAAGTAAAGAACACAGGAGATGTAACATTAACCAATGTGATGGTAACCGATTTAGTAGGCGGTGTAACGATGAGCGGTGTACCTATTGCTAGTTTAGCACCGGGAGCAGAAGACACCACTACCTTCACAGCGAGTTATGAATTAACCCAAGCTGATATAGATGCAGGATCATTTACCAACCGAGCGTTAGCCACAGGAACGCCACCAATCGGTGATGATGTAACCGATGAGTCAGACGACACGAGTTATACAGAAAACGGCGATACGGTAGTACCGCTATGTCAGAATGCATCGATAGCATTGATTAAGGAATCAGATATACAGATTGATCCGAACACGGGTTGTTACGGAGGAGAAGTAGGGGAAACGATCACCTATAGCTTCAAAGTAAAGAACACAGGAGATGTAACATTAACCAATGTGATGGTAACCGATTTAGTAGGCGGTGTAACGATGAGCGGTGTACCTATTGCTAGTTTAGCACCGGGAGCAGAAGACACCACTACCTTCACAGCGAGTTATGAATTAACCCAAGCTGATATAGATGCAGGATCATTTACCAACCGAGCGTTAGCCACAGGAACGCCACCAATCGGTGATGATGTAACCGATGAGTCAGACGACACGAGTTATACAGAAAACGGCGATACGGTAGTACCGCTATGTCAAGACGCAATTATTGCGATTGTAAAAGAGAGCAGTTATGATGACGGAGGAGATTGTTCACAACCAGGTGAAGAGATTAACTACACGTTTACGGTAACCAACGAAGGCAACGTAAGTTTATCAAACATAGTAGTAACCGATCCATTATTAGCGAGTATTTCTGGACCAACCGGTGATACCGATGGAGATGGTGAGTTAGATGTAACAGAGACTTGGGAGTATACAGGAGTGTATGCTATCACTCAAGAAGATATTGACAACGGTCAAGTAGATAACCAAGCTATGGTAGAAGGAACAGCACCAGATGACACAGTAGTAGGAGACGATTCAGGAAGTACAATAAGTACTGATGAAATCACAACCACAATGTTATGTCAGAGTCCAGCAATTGCAATTGTAAAAGAGAGCAGTTATGATGATGGAGGAGATTGTTCACAACCAGGTGAAGAGATCAACTACACGTTTACAGTAACCAACGAAGGCAACGTAAGTTTATCAAACATAGAAGTAACAGATCCATTATTAGCGAGTATTTCTGGACCAACCGGTGATACCGATGGAGATGGTGAGTTAGATGTAACAGAGACTTGGGAGTATACAGGAGTGTATGCTATCACTCAAGAAGATATTGACAACGGTCAAGTAGATAACCAAGCTATGGTAGAAGGAACAGCACCAGATGACACAGTAGTAGGAGACGATTCAGGAAGTACAATAAGTACTGATGAAATCACAACCACAATGTTATGTCAGAGTCCAGCAATTGCAATTGTAAAAGAGAGCAGTTATGATGATGGAGGAGATTGTTCACAACCAGGTGAAGAGATCAACTACACGTTTACAGTAACCAACGAAGGCAACGTAAGTTTATCAAACATAGAAGTAACAGATCCATTATTAGCGAGTATTTCTGGACCAACCGGTGATACCGATGGAGATGGTGAGTTAGATGTAACAGAGACTTGGGAGTATACAGGAGTGTATGCTATCACTCAAGAAGATATTGACAACGGTCAAGTAGATAACCAAGCTATGGTAGAAGGAACAGCACCAGATGACACAGTAGTAGGAGACGATTCAGGAAGTACAATAAGTACTGATGAAATCACAACCACAATGTTATGTCAGAGTCCAGCAATTGCAATTGTAAAAGAGAGCAGTTATGATGATGGAGGAGATTGTTCACAACCAGGTGAAGAGATCAACTACACGTTTACAGTAACCAACGAAGGCAACGTAAGTTTATCAAACATAGAAGTAACCGATCCATTATTAGCGAGTATTTCTGGACCAACCGGTGATACCGATGGAGATGGTGAGTTAGATGTAACAGAGACTTGGGAGTATACAGGAGTGTATGCTATCACTCAAGAAGATATTGACAACGGTCAAGTAGATAACCAAGCTATGGTAGAAGGAACAGCACCAGATGACACAGTAGTAGGAGACGATTCAGGAAGTACAATAAGTACTGATGAAATCACAACCACAATGTTATGTCAGAGTCCAGCAATTGCAATTGTAAAAGAGAGCAGTTATGATGATGGAGGAGATTGTTCACAACCAGGTGAAGAGATTAACTACACGTTTACGGTAACCAACGAAGGCAACGTAAGTTTATCAAACATAGAAGTAACCGATCCATTATTAGCGAGTATTTCTGGACCAACCGGTGATACCGATGGAGATGGTGAGTTAGATGTAACAGAGACTTGGGAGTATACAGGAGTGTATGCTATCACTCAAGATGATATTGACAACGGTCAAGTAGATAACCAAGCTATGGTAGAAGGAACAGCACCAGATGACACAGTAGTAGGAGACGATTCAGGAAGTACAATAAGTACTGATGAAATCACAACCACAATGTTATGTCAGAGTCCAGCAATTGCAATTGTAAAAGAGAGCAGTTATGATGATGGAGGAGATTGTTCACAACCAGGTGAAGAGATCAACTACACGTTTACAGTAACCAACGAAGGCAACGTAAGTTTATCAAACATAGAAGTAACAGATCCATTATTAGCGAGTATTTCTGGACCAACCGGTGATACCGATGGAGATGGTGAGTTAGATGTAACAGAGACTTGGGAGTATACAGGAGTGTATGCTATCACTCAAGATGATATTGACAACGGTCAAGTAGATAACCAAGCTATGGTAGAAGGAACAGCACCAGATGACACAGTAGTAGGAGACGATTCAGGAAGTACAATAAGTACTGATGAAATCACAACCACAATGTTATGTCAGAGTCCAGCAATTGCAATTGTAAAAGAGAGCAGTTATGATGATGGAGGAGATTGTTCACAACCAGGTGAAGAGATCAACTACACGTTTACAGTAACCAACGAAGGCAACGTAAGTTTATCAAACATAGAAGTAACAGATCCATTATTAGCGAGTATTTCTGGACCAACCGGTGATACCGATGGAGATGGTGAGTTAGATGTAACAGAGACTTGGGAGTATACAGGAGTGTATGCTATCACTCAAGAAGATATTGACAACGGTCAAGTAGATAACCAAGCTATGGTAGAAGGAACAGCACCAGATGACACAGTAGTAGGAGACGATTCAGGAAGTACAATAAGTACTGATGAAATCACAACCACAATGTTATGTCAGAGTCCAGCAATTGCAATTGTAAAAGAGAGTTATGATGATGGAGGAGATTGTTCACAACCAGGTGAAGAGATCAACTACACGTTTACAGTAACCAACGAAGGCAACGTAAGTTTATCAAACATAGAAGTAACAGATCCATTATTAGCGAGTATTTCTGGACCAACCGGTGATACCGATGGAGATGGTGAGTTAGATGTAACAGAGACTTGGGAGTATACAGGAGTGTATGCTATCACTCAAGATGATATTGACAACGGTCAAGTAGATAACCAAGCTATGGTAGAAGGAACAGCACCAGATGACACAGTAGTAGGAGACGATTCAGGAAGTACAATAAGTACTGATGAAATCACAACCACAATGTTATGTCAGAGTCCAGCAATTGCAATTGTAAAAGAGAGCAGTTATGATGATGGAGGAGATTGTTCACAACCAGGTGAAGAGATCAACTACACGTTTACAGTAACCAACGAAGGCAACGTAAGTTTATCAAACATAGAAGTAACAGATCCATTATTAGCGAGTATTTCTGGACCAACCGGTGATACCGATGGAGATGGTGAGTTAGATGTAACAGAGACTTGGGAGTATACAGGAGTGTATGCTATCACTCAAGATGATATTGACAACGGTCAAGTAGTAAATCAAGCTTTTGTTGAAGGTACTGCTCCAGATAGTACTGTTGTTACTGACGATTCAGGAAGTACAATAAGTACTGATGAAATCACAACCACAACGTTATGTCAGAGTCCAGCAATTGCAATTGTAAAAGAGAGCAGTTATGATGATGGAGGAGATTGTTCACAACCAGGTGAAGAGATCAACTACACGTTTACAGTAACCAACGAAGGCAACGTAAGTTTATCAAACATAGAAGTAACAGATCCATTATTAGCGAGTATTTCTGGACCAACCGGTGATACCGATGGAGATGGTGAGTTAGATGTAACAGAGACTTGGGAGTATACAGGAGTGTATGCCATTACTCAAGATGATATTGACAACGGTCAAGTAGATAACCAAGCGATGGTAGAAGGAACAGCACCAGATGACACAGTAGTAGGAGACGATTCAGGAAGTACAATAAGTACTGATGAAATCACAACCACAACGTTATGTCAGAGTCCAGCAATTGCAATTGTAAAAGAGAGCAGTTATGATGACGGAGGAGATTGTTCACAACCAGGTGAAGAGATTAACTACACGTTTACAGTAACCAACGAAGGCAACGTAAGTTTATCAAACATAGAAGTAACCGATCCATTATTAGCGAGTATTTCTGGACCAACCGGTGATACCGATGGAGATGGTGAGTTAGATGTAACAGAGACTTGGGAATATACAGGAGTGTATGCCATTACTCAAGATGATATCGATAAAGGTCAAGTAGTAAATCAAGCTTTTGTTGAAGGTACTGCTCCAGATAGTACTGTTGTTACTGACGAATCAGGAAGTACAGTTACTACAGATGATGCTACTACTACAACGTTATGTCAGAGTCCTGCAATTGCGATTGTTAAAGAAGGAATCTTAAATGACGAAGACGGAGACGGTTGTAGTAATGTAGACGAAACAATAAGCTACACATTTACAGTAACTAATCAAGGAAATGTATCCTTAGACTTTGTTTCAGTTTCTGATGCTTTATTAGGAGGTGAGATTGCAGGTCCAGATAGCGGTGATACTGACGGAGATGGAAAACTAGATGTTTCCGAAGTTTGGATATATTCAGCAAACTATGCCATTACTCAAGATGATATTGACAATGGAGAAGTAATTAACCAAGCTATTGCTAAAGGAGAAGCTCCATCAGGTCAAATTGTTACAGATGAGTCTGGAGCTACAATAAGCGATGATGATCCAACAGTGACTACGCTTTGTCAAAATCCAGCAATCGCTATCGTTAAAGAAGGAATTTATAATGATGAAGACGGAGATGGTTGTAGTAATGTAGATGAAACAATTAGTTACACATTTACAGTAACTAATCAAGGCAACGTAAGTTTATCAAACATAGAAGTAACAGATCCATTGATAGCAACAATTGATGGTCCTTCAGGAGATGATAATGGTAATGGTCAATTAGATGTAACTGAAACTTGGGTGTATACAGGAACTTACGCCATTACTCAAGCAGATATAAACAATGGAGAGGTAGTAAATCAAGCAACTGCTGAAGGTACTGCGCCAGACGGAACAATTGTAAGTGATGATTCAGGAACGTCTATAAGCAATGATGACCCAACAATTACTATTCTTTGTCAAGAAGGATCAATCGCTCTTGTGAAGATAGGAACCTTCTCTGATGAAAATGGAGATGGGTGTACTCAAGTTGGAGAAACTATTGTATATGACTTTATTGTAACCAATACAGGAACAGTTGATTTAACAAATGTAATTGTAACAGATCCACTTGTAACAGTAACTGGAGATCCAATAGATCTTATTGCTGGTGAAACAGATGACACAACTTTTACGGCGGTGTACACTATCACGCAAGCAGATATAGATGCAGGTCAAGTTACCAATCAAGCAACCGCTGAAGGTACTACACCTGAAGGAAATACAGTAAGTGACCAATCTGGTGAAACAATTGATGATGATAATCCAACAATAACAGAACTTTGTCAGACTTCATCAATGTCATTAGAAAAGTCAGGTGCATTCAACGATGAAAATGGAGATGGAATACCTCAAGTAGGAGAAACAATAAGTTATGTTTTCAGTGTAACAAACACAGGAAGTACAACATTATACAACATAACGATTGAAGATCCATTACCAGGTATTGAAGTTCAAGGAGGACCTATTGAAGAATTAGCTCCAGGTATTACAGATGATACTACATTTACAGCAACCTATGCAATTACTCAGGCAGATATAGATGCCGGTCAAGTAATTAATCAAGCAATTGTAAATGGAGAAGATGAAGACGGAGTATTAGTAACTGATGAGTCTGATGATCCAAACAATGATGAAGATGTTGATAACAACGGTGATGGAGAACCAGATGATCCTACAGTAGTTGTAATTGGAAACGTAGATCCAGAAGGAGACTTTGAAATATTCAATGGTATAACGCCTAACGGAGATAACTTAAATGATTACTTTGTGATTGCTGGAATACAAGATTACCCAGACAACAATGTTAAAATTTACAACAGATGGGGTGTTCTAGTATGGGAAACAAACGGATATGGAGGTTCAAACGGTCAAGAGAATGTATTTACCGGAGAGTCTAATGGTAGAGCAACAATACGTGCAAACGAAGAATTGCCAACCGGTACTTACTTCTATATTCTTAGCTTCCAGTCAGACAATCCAGGGAAAGCAAGTTATTCAGGATACTTATATATAAATAGATAG